Proteins found in one Desulfobacterales bacterium genomic segment:
- a CDS encoding acyltransferase: MLKFLPSPIRGIIVFSFLFFNTIFWAIPILTSGFIKFMMPLYSWRRKLDPVVVVFSSCWVFCNAQMFKFMHDIKWDVKGLENLRPDGWYLVISNHQAWTDILVLQTIFHNKIPFLKFFLKKELIWVPIMGLAWWALDYPFMKRYSSSYLKKYPHLKGKDIEITKKACEKFKYIPTSIMNFVEGTRFTSSKHNYQNSPYDNLLRPKAGGIGFVLAAMGYQLDAIINTTIAYPSCKNISFWQFACGNIKEIKVNIEKITITKSMLGNYFEDPLFRVQFQSWINALWSAKDKKIYEMLGVVQNFTDDNSEQETSNVFMPDFDKFIQSHNFDNVDKKEIDLN, translated from the coding sequence ATGCTTAAATTTTTACCATCACCAATACGCGGCATTATTGTATTTTCTTTCCTTTTTTTTAATACAATTTTTTGGGCAATTCCAATATTGACGTCAGGATTTATAAAATTTATGATGCCTTTATATTCATGGAGAAGAAAGCTTGATCCTGTTGTAGTCGTTTTTTCTTCTTGCTGGGTTTTTTGCAATGCACAAATGTTTAAATTTATGCATGATATTAAGTGGGATGTGAAAGGATTAGAAAATTTACGTCCTGATGGATGGTATTTAGTTATATCTAACCATCAGGCTTGGACAGATATTCTTGTGCTTCAAACTATTTTTCATAATAAAATACCATTTTTGAAATTTTTTTTAAAAAAAGAACTTATTTGGGTTCCAATAATGGGCCTTGCATGGTGGGCTCTTGATTATCCTTTTATGAAAAGATACTCAAGTTCATATTTGAAAAAATATCCGCATTTAAAGGGTAAAGATATTGAAATTACAAAAAAAGCATGTGAAAAGTTTAAGTACATACCTACATCAATTATGAATTTCGTTGAAGGAACTCGTTTTACATCCTCAAAGCATAATTACCAGAATTCACCCTATGATAATCTTTTAAGGCCTAAAGCTGGAGGCATTGGTTTTGTTTTAGCTGCAATGGGATATCAATTAGATGCTATAATTAATACAACTATTGCGTATCCCTCTTGTAAGAATATAAGCTTTTGGCAATTTGCGTGCGGAAATATTAAAGAAATTAAGGTTAATATTGAAAAAATAACTATAACTAAAAGCATGCTCGGCAATTATTTTGAAGACCCATTGTTCAGAGTTCAATTTCAGTCATGGATTAATGCCCTTTGGTCAGCAAAGGATAAGAAAATTTATGAAATGCTTGGAGTTGTTCAAAATTTTACAGATGATAATTCAGAACAGGAAACATCTAATGTATTTATGCCTGATTTTGATAAGTTCATCCAATCCCATAATTTTGATAATGTAGATAAAAAAGAAATAGATTTGAATTAA